One genomic window of Luteitalea pratensis includes the following:
- a CDS encoding protoporphyrinogen/coproporphyrinogen oxidase, protein MRVGIFGAGIAGLAVAWFLRDDADVCVHEASVGVGGLARSFKWHGFDCDLAPHRFLTHDEELLRQVLALVPMRRLERRSGIRLRGHWIRDPVNIFEVLYRFAPLESARIVWHYVVRRRQREDSFEALVLNNYGKGLHDLFFKPYSEKLFGIPANEISPSWGRRKIRVSGLRDLVRRDPRLYFEHFYYPVENGYGAIAERLYADVRTRVHLHSRLVGLAPLSSGGYECRFETPTGVVSDRFDVVVSTLPMPELGALLGFHIPLRFRPMTLLYLLVGVDSVSDRHWTYFADRDVIVNRVAEFRHFNANPPRGKTVICCEVTDAQQFSVERVIDELTGADFLPAGVPILDTKIIRLERAYPIYDRSYDEQIDLARQAFAAHPGIFHIGRQAQFVHKDVDEILEEAKALASVMRPGSGRWPHVAP, encoded by the coding sequence ATGAGAGTCGGCATCTTCGGGGCTGGTATCGCGGGCTTGGCTGTGGCCTGGTTTCTCCGGGACGACGCCGACGTGTGTGTGCACGAGGCAAGCGTCGGCGTCGGCGGCCTTGCCAGGAGCTTCAAGTGGCACGGATTCGACTGCGACCTCGCGCCGCATCGATTTCTCACGCACGATGAGGAGCTTCTGCGACAAGTGCTGGCACTCGTGCCAATGCGGAGGCTCGAGCGCAGGAGCGGCATTCGCTTGCGAGGTCACTGGATTCGCGATCCGGTCAACATCTTCGAGGTGCTGTACAGGTTCGCGCCATTGGAATCGGCACGAATCGTCTGGCACTACGTCGTTCGCCGCAGGCAGCGTGAGGACAGTTTCGAAGCGCTGGTCCTCAACAATTACGGAAAGGGCTTGCACGACCTGTTCTTCAAGCCCTATTCCGAGAAGCTGTTCGGAATTCCAGCCAACGAGATCTCGCCCAGCTGGGGCCGTCGCAAGATCCGGGTCTCGGGATTGCGCGATCTCGTGCGTCGCGACCCACGCCTGTACTTCGAGCACTTCTACTATCCGGTCGAGAATGGCTATGGAGCCATTGCCGAACGGTTGTATGCAGACGTCCGCACCCGCGTGCACCTGCACTCGCGCCTGGTCGGGCTTGCGCCGCTGAGCTCGGGCGGCTACGAGTGCCGATTCGAGACACCGACAGGGGTGGTCAGCGATCGCTTCGACGTGGTCGTGTCGACGCTGCCGATGCCCGAACTCGGCGCGCTGTTGGGATTTCACATTCCGTTGCGCTTCAGGCCGATGACGCTCCTCTATCTGCTGGTGGGAGTCGACAGCGTCAGCGACCGTCATTGGACCTATTTCGCCGACCGCGACGTGATCGTCAACCGGGTGGCAGAATTCAGGCACTTCAACGCCAACCCTCCACGCGGGAAGACCGTGATCTGCTGCGAGGTCACTGATGCGCAACAGTTCTCGGTCGAGCGGGTCATCGACGAGCTGACTGGTGCAGACTTCCTGCCGGCAGGCGTGCCCATTCTCGATACGAAGATCATCCGCCTCGAGCGCGCCTACCCGATCTATGACCGGTCGTACGACGAGCAGATCGACCTGGCGCGGCAGGCGTTTGCTGCCCACCCGGGTATCTTCCACATTGGCCGGCAAGCACAGTTCGTGCACAAGGACGTCGACGAAATCCTCGAGGAAGCCAAGGCACTTGCCTCGGTGATGCGGCCAGGTAGTGGCCGCTGGCCGCATGTCGCTCCCTAG